TCGCGGCACTGGCCCGTCATCGGGCCTTGGCGGTACAGGATGCTCTGATTAAACTTGATGAGGCGCTGAAACCGAGAATATTTTTAAAGGAAGCAGATATTTTCCAGAGCCCGAAAAGCGGCCCGGCCAGCCGGGTTGAATTCGGCATCAGCACCAAATAAAGGAGGGACACGCGGTTGTTTATTTCATTCCAGAAACCAGGCCCGAGCGTGCGGAAGGCCATCACCGCCTTGGCTTGTGCCCTGCTGCTCAGCACGACCATCGTTTCGCCAGCATTTGCCACGGCCCGGCTGACCGGCCAGGCGACACAAGGCGGGTTGTTGATCGGTCAGGTCAGCCCCGGCAGCCGGCTCTGGCTGGACCAACGACCGCTCCAGGTCACCCGGGACGGCAGCTTCATCATCGGCTTCGGTCGCGACGCACAACTGCGACACCAGCTGAAAATTATTACCGGAGATGGCTCTGAACAACACCAGGAAATTTTATTGACCTCCAGGCAATACCAGGTTGAGCACGTCGACGGCATCAGTCCACAGCTGATGCACCCCAGCGCGGAAGACCTGCAACGGATCGCCCACGAAAGAGAGCTGATTGTCACAGCTCGACAACAGACCGGCAGCCAGAGCAATTTTCTGGAGACCTTCCGCTGGCCGGTCACCGGGCGGATCAGCGGGATATACGGCAGTCGCCGGATTTACAACGGCGAGCCGCGCCGGCCTCACTACGGGGTGGATATTGCCGTTCCGGCAGGAACGCCGGTCCGGGCACCGGCCGGGGGGATCGTTCGCCTGGCCCATCCGGGCATGTTCTTTTCCGGGCGGACCCTGATCATCGATCACGGGCTGGGACTGTTTTCCAGCTTTCTCCACCTACAGAAAATTCTCGTCAAGCCGGGTGACCGGATCGAGCAGGGGCAGCCCATCGCCACCGTTGGCGCCAGCGGCCGGGTGACCGGACCGCACCTGGACTGGCGCATCAACTGGTTCGAACAGCATCTCGACCCGGCCCTGCTGGTCCCCCCCATGCCCACGAAGTAATACCAGCCTGCGGAGCCCCACGCTCAGCAACAGGGTGTTGTTGCGGAGCCGGTAAGGTCTGGAAAATCGCATGAATGACGCTAGTGTCCCGTTCAGTTAATTATTTGTATTAATTTTGAGTCATTTTTGTTGCTGTCAAGGCGTGCCGCCGCAGGCCTAGCTTAGGCTAAGCCGAGAAGGCAGAACGTAGACAGCGGCAAAAAGGACCGAAATTGGAATAGAGAACTAACCGCACGGGACACTAGATTAAGAGGAGATGGCAGCAAAACTGGGACTGACCCCGCACGGGGGCTGTCCCAGGTCTTTGCGGTGCTAACCGCTCCAGTTTCATGGCTCGCAAACTCTTGGGACAGCCCCCGATGATCCTGGGGACAGTCCCGAGTTTACTGCAAAGTTGCTTACCCTAGCGCCATTCGGGGAAATCGCATCTTCCCGACCGGGCTTGGAAAAAGCCAGGACGACTTTTTCCAACAACAGCAGGCGTGACATCTCTCCAGCCTGCGGAGCCCAGGGATGGGCGACCCCGCTTGGCAACAGGTTGCTGTTGCAAAGCGGGTGAGGTCGGGGAAATCGCATTTTCCCGACCGGGCTTGGAAAAAGCCAGGACGGCTTTTTCCAACAATTTAATAAAGTTTGCGCCGCGAAAAGGTCGACCCCAGCACGCTGAAAGTGTTTTCCACAATGAACAGAGCGTGCTCATCCTGGGTAAAAACAATCTCTTCCAACCGCTTGAGCTGAATATTATTGATCACCACCATCAATACGGTCCGGTTTTGTTTATGATAAGCGCCGATCGCGGGCAGCATGGTGGTGCCGATCTTCAGCTTGGCCATGACCTCATCGGCAACGTCCTGTGGCTTGCCGGAAATAATGAATGTCAATTTGCGCTGGTTGAACATGGACAGCACATAATCGACGCTGATTGAGCAGACAAACACCGAAATCATCGATGCGATGACCAGGTCATTATCCAAGCTGATGAAACTGATGGAAAACAGCAGGACGTTAAACATGAAATAAATCTTGCCGACGCCGAGGTTGTATTTCTGATTGAGGATAATGGCGATAACGTCCAGCCCGCCATTAGACCCCAACGAGCGCAACACCATTCCGGCCCCGGTGCCTAACAGTACGCCAAAAACCAGCGCGGCATAGAGCTGATTGCCGATCTGGATCTCAAAGTGAACCAGCTGGTAGAACAGCGAGATCACCCCCATGGCCAACGCGCTGTACCAGAGAAAGCGCCGAGAGATGAAAATATAGCCGAGGATAAACAGCGGAATATTCAGGAACAGATAAAAAAGCCCGGGATTGAGCCAGCCGGTGATATAGTAGAGCAGTGAACCGACTCCGAAGATACCACCAGGGACAAAACCGTGGGGGGTCGAAATACTTTTCAACGCAATCGCCTGAATCAGGGAACCGAGAATGATCAGTCCGCTGTTCCAGAAAACCGTGTAGGCGAATTTGATTTTTGCTTCAGTCATGCCTTATCCTCCTGAAGAGATGATCAGCAGAAAGTGAAACACGTGGACCAGCATTTCCTCAAGACATTTTCCAATTTTTTTACGCTGACAGAAAACACATGGCCCGATTTGAACTGAATTCAGAATATCAGCCGCGCGGCGACCAGCCGCAGGCCATCGATGAGTTGACTGAAGGCATCCTGCGTAACGACCGGCACCAGGTTCTGCTCGGGGTAACCGGCTCCGGAAAGACCTTCACCATGGCCAACGTGGTCAACCGTCTGCAACGACCGACCTTGGTCCTGGCCCACAACAAAACCCTGGCGGCCCAGCTTTACGGGGAGTTCAAAGAACTGTTTCCCAACAATGCGGTCGAATACTTCGTCAGCTATTACGATTATTATCAACCCGAAGCCTACGTCCCCTCGACCGATACCTTTATCGAAAAGGACAGTTCCATCAACGAGGAGATTGACAAGCTACGCCACAGCGCCACCCGTTCACTGCTGTCTCGGCGGGACGTGCTGATTGTCGCTTCGGTCAGCTGCATTTACGGCCTCGGTTCACCGGAAGCCTATTACGGTATGCTCGTCAATCTGCAGACCGGTATGGAGCTGGATCGCAATAAATTCCTCCACAACCTGGTGGAAATTCAGTATGAGCGCAACGATATCGACTTTCACCGCGGCACTTTCCGGGTTCGTGGCGACAGTGTCGAGGTTTTCCCTGCCTACGAAGAAAAACGCGCTCTGCGGATCGAATTTTTCGGCGACGAGATCGATGCCATCAGCGAAATCGACCCGTTGCGCGGCCAGGTTATCGACCGCCTGGAGCGGACCGCGATCTTCCCGGCCAGTCACTACGTGGCCACCAAGCCGACCCTGGAGCGGGCGATCAAGGAGATCCAGGACGAACTGCAGCAGCGCATCGCCTATTTCCAGGAACGCAACATGCTGCTGGAAGCCCAGCGGATCGAACAGCGCACCCTATTCGATATCGAAATGATCGAGGAGATGGGCTACTGTCAGGGGATCGAAAACTATTCGCGCTTTCTGGACGGTCGCCAGCCCGGCGATCCGCCGGCGACCTTGCTCTCCTACCTGCCGGATGACGCATTGATGTTCATCGATGAAAGTCATGTCAGCGTCAGCCAGGTCGGCGCCATGTACCGCGGCGACCGTTCGCGCAAGGAAACCCTGGTCAATTTCGGCTTCCGCCTGCCTTCCGCCCTGGATAACCGGCCGTTGATGTTTGAAGAATTTGTCGAACGCCAACCGCAGACGGTCTATGTCTCGGCAACCCCGGCCGATTACGAGTTGGAAAAAGCTGACGGGGTCTTTGTCGAACAGGTGATCCGGCCGACCGGGCTGGTCGATCCGCCCATCGAAATCCGTCCGGCCACCGAGCAGGTCGATGATCTGATCGATGAAATCCGCATAACGATTGAAAAGAAATCCCGGGTCCTGGTGACGACCCTGACCAAACGGATGGCCGAGGATCTGACCGGTTATCTGCAGGAGCTTGATATCCGCGTCAACTACCTGCATTCAGACATCGACACAGTCGAACGGATGCAGATTATCCGCGGTTTGCGAGAGGGGGAATTTGACGTCCTGGTCGGCATCAACCTGCTGCGGGAAGGCCTCGACATCCCCGAAGTCTCTCTGGTCGCAATCCTTGATGCCGACAAGGAAGGGTTTCTGCGCAGTGAACGTTCCCTGATTCAGACCTGCGGCCGTGCCGCGCGTAACGTCGACGGGCGGGTCATCATGTACGGTGACAAGATCACCCGGTCCATGCAGGCCTGCCTTGATGAAACGGCTCGCCGCCGGGAAAAACAGCTGGCCTATAACGAGGAGAATGGGATCACTCCGCAGTCGATCAAAAAATCGCTGCGCTCCATTCTGGATGACCTGTCCAGCAAGGATTATGTCGACCTGCCCATGGTTGCCGAAGGGCAGGCGGAATACCTCCATCCTGATGAGTTAAAGAAACAGATCGCCACCGTTAAAGAGCAGATGCTTGAAGCAGCCGCCGATCTCGACTTTGAACGGGCAGCCGAACTGCGCGACCAGATGCTGGTGCTGGAAAAGAGAGAGCTGCTGCTTCGGGAAACCACCTCCTGAGCTGTACCTTCGTGACCGTCGCCAAACCAGTGCCGGCCGGTCAGCAACTCAGAAGGAATAGCCCAGTTGAACCAGGGCATGATACTGCTCGCTCTGGACTTTCTGCTCGATGGAATAGGCCCATTCGCCATCCACATAACCGTTTGCCCGGCCGCTCGATTTGAGATACTGGCCTTCGATCTCCGCCTGCAAGAACCAGTTCCGGGGGAGCCAATAGGTTCCGGCCAACTGGACAAAGCCACCATGACCGTTCCAGTCATGATCCGCCTTCAGGACCTTGGAACGCAGCAGGTGATGATCCTCATCCTGAAAATTAAGCAGCGGCGCATAAGCCAGGCTGAGGGAGCAGGACAGCCCGGTGGCCGGGCGCATTTTCATGCTCAACTCCAGATAAGGGATCTGGTACTCGGCCATATAGGTCAACACCAGTCCGGAGACCAGGTCATGGGGCGCATGAGGGGTCGAAGGGTACCATTGATCGAGATCATGGACGTCGAAATCGTACTTCTGGTATTTAAAGCCGAGCCCGATCGCCGAGGAGAAAAACGGCTCGGCCGGATTCGTTCCCGGCCCTGCAGCCGGCCATTGTCTTGAGCTGGTAAAAAAAGTGTAGGCAACTTTGGCGTCAAACAGCCAGGCCTCCATATCGGTATCGCTCTCCGAATAGATATCCAGCTGATCGGCAGGCGAGCCGGTATAGTAACCCCAGTCCGAATCCTCCATCTTGCCGGTATCTTCAGTGAGGTTGGTTTCGCCGCTGATACTGAACTGCCAGTTTTTACCGACATCTGCCCTGACCGTGGTTTTGAACATCACGGCATCCAGGGGGAATCTCAGTTCACTGATCGGGAAATGGTATTTTGTGCTGCCGCTCTTCTCATGCACGAGCCCGCCGATCTGGTACTGACTGTAGCCCCACAAGAATCCGTTGCCAAAAGAAACATCCACATCCGCCCGGGCCGGGAAAGAGATCAGCAGCAAAACGGACAGGATCGGCAGCAGCATTCTGGCGGTCGGCATCAGGTTATTCCCTTCGGCTTCGTCTGGAAACGGGCAAAAACATGACATCTGCAACCGCACCTGCGGGTGGGTTGTAAAAGCACATCCCTGGCCTCTGCCAGCGGTTTGCAGGCAACCCGCTCATGCTACTGATGTAACCAGACAGGGTCAACCGATAGTTGGGCCGTCGCTTGCCCAATCAGCCGAAAAAAATGCTAAAATAACATCTTTGTCCGGTTAGTCGAGTGAAGTCCGGGACGTGGCTGTTGGCCGCGGTACCCCCCACTTTTTCCCAGGAGATCAACATGGATGCTAAAAAAACCTACCAGGGTTCCTGCCATTGCGGCCAAGTGACGTTTGAAGTGAAGGCCGATCTGGCCACGGCAGTGCGCTGTAACTGCAGTCTGTGCAAACGGAAGGGATTTCCCATGGTGATGACCGAAGAGTTTAAAGTCACCGGCGGGGAAGAGTTCCTGACCCGCTATCAGTTCAATACCATGACAGCCAACCATTATTTCTGCAAAGTCTGTGGCGTGTATACTCATCACAATCCGCGGTCCAATCCAGCGGCGACCCGGGTCAACGCTGGCTGCCTGGAAGGGGTCGACCCACTGAGCATGGAGGTGGGATTCGTTGATGGTGCTGCGTTGTCCTGAGGCCAGGACAATAAGCCAGGGGGCCGTTCAGGAATGCTGAAGCACAGCGGATGCAACCAGCCACTGTGCTTCGGCTATTTTTTCTCTTCCAAGTCATGCCCTTCTGAGGCTTCAGCCTGGAATCGTTCCGTCAATTCCGGCAAATGTTTGCTGTGGGTCAGGATCAAAGCCTCATCATTGATTTTCAAGGTGGTTTCCGGGTCTGCGTGCATGAATTGGCCAGCGCGATAAATGCCGATCACCCGTGCTTCTGCGGGGAGTTCCAGTTCTTCGACCCGGCCCCTGGTCTGCTTATCGACGCTGATCATCATAAAGCGGGCTTCGCATTTGATAAGCGAAGACAACTCCAGGATATCGACCCCTGAAACCATGTCGGCAAGATAGCGACTAATGGTTCTGGAAGGGGTAATACTATGCTCCAGGCCGAGTTCCTGGCAGATATTGAGATAGTCGGTATCCCTGATCTGCACCACCACCTGACCATAACCCAGCGAACGACCAACCAGGGCGGCAATAATATTGTACTGATCGTTCTCGGTCAGGCAGAACAGAAAATCGGCGTGCTCAGGTCCGGCCTCATCAAGGATATTCGGCTTACTGCCGTCGCCATGCAGGAAACTGCAATCGAGAGAATCACTCAGCTCCTTGATCCGCTCTTCATCGGATTCGATAATAATAACTTCATGACCACGACCAATTAATAAAGTCGCGGCTTCCACGGTCAACTCTCCGGCACCGATAAACACAATTCTCATTTATTGTTCTCGCTTTCTTCCGAACCAGGTCCGGTAATAGAAAAAGACCAGCCAAGCGACAAACTCCAAGCGCCCCAGCAGCATATCGAGGCAAAGAATTCCCTTCAAAAAATCCGGCATCGAGCTGCTGGTGATGCCACTCGACAGGCCGACCGTACCGGTTGCAGAGACGACTTCAAACAGTGAATCCAGGGGAGAATATCCATACAACAGAAACGGTATCCAGGACAGAAGGACGGTGATGATAAAAAGGAGAATAATCATCAGGGCATCCTGAATTTCAGGCAGGCCAAGACGCTCGCCACCAAGGCGCTGTTCCGTCACGACATGGCGAGAAACAGTCATCCGTTTAACGGCATGAAAGATCACACCGACCAGAATCAGCAGCCGCAATAGTTTGAAGCCCCCTGCCGTTGAGCCGATGCTGCCGCCGAGTGACATCGTCAAAATCAGGATGAACTTCCCCCCTGTGCTCAACGCAGCGACATCCATGCTGGAAAACCCGGACGTGGTTTGTGCGGAAAAAGCCATCAAGGGAGCATGCCGTGCCGCGAAATCGATGGGCATCCCCTGCCCCAGCATGGAGAGTCCCAACACCAGGGAAGATATTACCCCTGCCGCAAGCAATGTCTGCATCTCCAAATTTTGCAGCAGGGCCCGCCAGCCTTTTCGCAAGGACTGCTGATACAGGGCCAGCGGGATGGCGCCGGCAAGGCTGCCCAGGGTCACCACCCAGGCCAGGCGGAGGTGATCCAAATCGGCCAGACTGCCTGTTGTCGGGGCAAAACCACCGGTTGAAACCGCCGACATGATATACAGGAGCCCGGGAAACGGCTCACCACCGAGAATGAGCCAAAGAATGAGCCCGGCTGCCGTCAACGCTCCATAAACCTTGAGGACGCGGCGGGCATGAGCACGTGTGCCGCCGACCAGATCGTCTGGCTCTTCCAGGCTGGACAGCCGTAAAGCCGCCATTCCCGGCCGTACGATCAGGGCCAGCGAGAAAACAACGATTCCCAATCCGCCATACCACTGCATCCAGGCCCGCGCAAAACGGAAGGTGGCCGGGTACTGCTCGATCGCGCCCAGGGTGCTTAAGCCGGTTGTTGTCGCCGCCGAGATGGTTTCAAACAGCGCGTCGGCAAAGGATATTCCCTGGGCAACCAGGGGCGCGGTCATGATCACAGGCAGGAGAATGAATATCAATGCCACCAGAACCATGGCCTCGTTCAGCTGCATTTGCCCTTGATAACGCATCTTCTGCATCAAGATTCCGGTTGTCAGCAATACCCCGGTCAGGACACCATAGCTAAAAGCGATATGGTATTCGCCAACAACCAGGGCAACCAGAAAGGGCACCAGGGTGAGGGTGGCAGTGACCAGCAGGAAGAGGCCAAGAAAATGCCCCAGCAGCCGCAGCCGAACCGCAAAGAACAGTTCGTATTTCGGACCGCTCATGGCCGCAGCCTATGATGAATGGATGGATCGGGAAGCAAACCGACTCCTTCTCTGAAGTCTTATGGATCATCCGGACTCTCAATGAGTTGATCGCACATACTATTTTTTAATTATAGCAGCTTTGCTGATGAGCCGGTTGCAGGGGGCATTGGCAGTTCGGCAGGCAACAGTCACTGCTATGGGGGCAATCAGCCAAAAAAAAACAGGGCCGTCAAAAACGGCCCTGCCATAACAATCAATCCTATTTTCTCTCTCCAGTCCTGCAACAACCTACTTAGCGGCCATTCCTCTCATCGGGTCACCGGGATAACCCAGGGCGGTCCAATCGAGGCGGCCGTTGTCGCCATGGCAGTCAAGACAGCCAAGTGCCTGATCAGCCGGAGCGACCATATGGTCGATGCGCCAGTACATTTCGGTCGGGGCAAAACCGTACTTGCCACTGTAAGGCATATCTTTGACCTTCATCCCGATTTTGATCGATTTATCCCAATCAAAGGTGCTCCACAGGCCGTCTTCCCCATAAACATGGGTCGCAACAAAATAGTTATATTTGGTGTCGTAGGCCTGTTTGCCGGTATGAATTTTAAAGGGGTGAATCTTGGCGCTTTTATCGTTGATATCGCCCAGCGGATAAGCCAACTTGGTCACCACATTCGGATCGATCTTATCGCCGACCAGAGAAACTCCGGCTTTGCCGTTGAACCAGGCATAGGACGGCACCTGGTCGGTTTTCCAAATTTGCGTACCCACCGATTTCTTGTATCTGACGACTTTGCCATCCACTCCGGCAGGGGCCTTGTCAAGACCAACCGTCGACCAGTCCCAATCCATTTGCGTCGCATCTTCCTTGGCGTAATAAGGGATATGACAGGTCTGGCAGGCCACCCGTGCGGTGTGGGCATTCAGCCGT
This genomic window from Pelobacter seleniigenes DSM 18267 contains:
- a CDS encoding M23 family metallopeptidase, coding for MFISFQKPGPSVRKAITALACALLLSTTIVSPAFATARLTGQATQGGLLIGQVSPGSRLWLDQRPLQVTRDGSFIIGFGRDAQLRHQLKIITGDGSEQHQEILLTSRQYQVEHVDGISPQLMHPSAEDLQRIAHERELIVTARQQTGSQSNFLETFRWPVTGRISGIYGSRRIYNGEPRRPHYGVDIAVPAGTPVRAPAGGIVRLAHPGMFFSGRTLIIDHGLGLFSSFLHLQKILVKPGDRIEQGQPIATVGASGRVTGPHLDWRINWFEQHLDPALLVPPMPTK
- a CDS encoding YitT family protein; protein product: MTEAKIKFAYTVFWNSGLIILGSLIQAIALKSISTPHGFVPGGIFGVGSLLYYITGWLNPGLFYLFLNIPLFILGYIFISRRFLWYSALAMGVISLFYQLVHFEIQIGNQLYAALVFGVLLGTGAGMVLRSLGSNGGLDVIAIILNQKYNLGVGKIYFMFNVLLFSISFISLDNDLVIASMISVFVCSISVDYVLSMFNQRKLTFIISGKPQDVADEVMAKLKIGTTMLPAIGAYHKQNRTVLMVVINNIQLKRLEEIVFTQDEHALFIVENTFSVLGSTFSRRKLY
- the uvrB gene encoding excinuclease ABC subunit UvrB, which produces MARFELNSEYQPRGDQPQAIDELTEGILRNDRHQVLLGVTGSGKTFTMANVVNRLQRPTLVLAHNKTLAAQLYGEFKELFPNNAVEYFVSYYDYYQPEAYVPSTDTFIEKDSSINEEIDKLRHSATRSLLSRRDVLIVASVSCIYGLGSPEAYYGMLVNLQTGMELDRNKFLHNLVEIQYERNDIDFHRGTFRVRGDSVEVFPAYEEKRALRIEFFGDEIDAISEIDPLRGQVIDRLERTAIFPASHYVATKPTLERAIKEIQDELQQRIAYFQERNMLLEAQRIEQRTLFDIEMIEEMGYCQGIENYSRFLDGRQPGDPPATLLSYLPDDALMFIDESHVSVSQVGAMYRGDRSRKETLVNFGFRLPSALDNRPLMFEEFVERQPQTVYVSATPADYELEKADGVFVEQVIRPTGLVDPPIEIRPATEQVDDLIDEIRITIEKKSRVLVTTLTKRMAEDLTGYLQELDIRVNYLHSDIDTVERMQIIRGLREGEFDVLVGINLLREGLDIPEVSLVAILDADKEGFLRSERSLIQTCGRAARNVDGRVIMYGDKITRSMQACLDETARRREKQLAYNEENGITPQSIKKSLRSILDDLSSKDYVDLPMVAEGQAEYLHPDELKKQIATVKEQMLEAAADLDFERAAELRDQMLVLEKRELLLRETTS
- a CDS encoding omptin family outer membrane protease, producing MSCFCPFPDEAEGNNLMPTARMLLPILSVLLLISFPARADVDVSFGNGFLWGYSQYQIGGLVHEKSGSTKYHFPISELRFPLDAVMFKTTVRADVGKNWQFSISGETNLTEDTGKMEDSDWGYYTGSPADQLDIYSESDTDMEAWLFDAKVAYTFFTSSRQWPAAGPGTNPAEPFFSSAIGLGFKYQKYDFDVHDLDQWYPSTPHAPHDLVSGLVLTYMAEYQIPYLELSMKMRPATGLSCSLSLAYAPLLNFQDEDHHLLRSKVLKADHDWNGHGGFVQLAGTYWLPRNWFLQAEIEGQYLKSSGRANGYVDGEWAYSIEQKVQSEQYHALVQLGYSF
- a CDS encoding GFA family protein; amino-acid sequence: MDAKKTYQGSCHCGQVTFEVKADLATAVRCNCSLCKRKGFPMVMTEEFKVTGGEEFLTRYQFNTMTANHYFCKVCGVYTHHNPRSNPAATRVNAGCLEGVDPLSMEVGFVDGAALS
- a CDS encoding potassium channel family protein — protein: MRIVFIGAGELTVEAATLLIGRGHEVIIIESDEERIKELSDSLDCSFLHGDGSKPNILDEAGPEHADFLFCLTENDQYNIIAALVGRSLGYGQVVVQIRDTDYLNICQELGLEHSITPSRTISRYLADMVSGVDILELSSLIKCEARFMMISVDKQTRGRVEELELPAEARVIGIYRAGQFMHADPETTLKINDEALILTHSKHLPELTERFQAEASEGHDLEEKK
- a CDS encoding TrkH family potassium uptake protein, with translation MSGPKYELFFAVRLRLLGHFLGLFLLVTATLTLVPFLVALVVGEYHIAFSYGVLTGVLLTTGILMQKMRYQGQMQLNEAMVLVALIFILLPVIMTAPLVAQGISFADALFETISAATTTGLSTLGAIEQYPATFRFARAWMQWYGGLGIVVFSLALIVRPGMAALRLSSLEEPDDLVGGTRAHARRVLKVYGALTAAGLILWLILGGEPFPGLLYIMSAVSTGGFAPTTGSLADLDHLRLAWVVTLGSLAGAIPLALYQQSLRKGWRALLQNLEMQTLLAAGVISSLVLGLSMLGQGMPIDFAARHAPLMAFSAQTTSGFSSMDVAALSTGGKFILILTMSLGGSIGSTAGGFKLLRLLILVGVIFHAVKRMTVSRHVVTEQRLGGERLGLPEIQDALMIILLFIITVLLSWIPFLLYGYSPLDSLFEVVSATGTVGLSSGITSSSMPDFLKGILCLDMLLGRLEFVAWLVFFYYRTWFGRKREQ